Proteins co-encoded in one Xiphophorus hellerii strain 12219 chromosome 10, Xiphophorus_hellerii-4.1, whole genome shotgun sequence genomic window:
- the LOC116726713 gene encoding breast cancer type 1 susceptibility protein homolog isoform X1, which produces MSCGKTEADELYVDAYKLSENKPFKITMTTPKATDVKKGISVLWETLQCPICLDLMSAPVSTKCDHQFCKFCITKLLDNSKQNRANCPVCKFKITKRSLQESPGFQRLVAGLQEMIQAYEHDTCTNYFTGLPQQRKNTKNTETSKDAWDLSFGDPSGIEQNNKGTEHRNDSPQSCSSTVAAQNGFAQLMGLEDSASVTAENEGLDSGLGDIPPTSDKKMSDNLEPETANVGKNATDASKNKRLKRKPEKASNCLDSTQEEPGQQNVRKSSRKKQKNDLEHNKILEQKKKKSLEKVAEWLLKVPAEEELELEKPLHSEDDSDSSSSSSIRDVEPQNVELNPKRKHRGKAIEEQVFGVIYKRRGSKVTEPLTAKEIETCKRFSKLKKKNNVRLCEERQTVENDTGSDFFKELEQMAVEEKVEETVEKLNQKVSDKYKGEHEVPVADFIQPETTAPTRRTCKSLHQPEGDLQEQTQLKPKGTDKKSDCRKEKNSKLSRKKPTKVAKPLVLVEVQDRETSPKPSERVKEVEVQIETYPSSEEQTTPVMKSARKSRRLQLFVDEVHGSHKKTTNKVTATKTDEVAKKQSDETMDATPSKSRNLMKEAKRNRCVTEEDIGVIENVEKRERMSLSQAEAEVPEAQTLAKPECTVSVVPNSTSPTDPSIVGPTLESEKQENNRPPGSQQETFANVEEYEDGKNDSELDTEQLLQSFKASKRKSFLLGDPSAKRSRSLDVENAEGSQHNCSSAELSENINQVSKSTCSDVISPSNSPSKIRKPDQALLDASNPDGNCPSRSNVGSGLSPNKVAKCDRDSPLSVVPQVVDSGLRFIAVEQEAANASQGNYLTEIPDSISKCPSDNKTETIFVGESSLTLDQEVKEANGSGEVSTQSSIQTNQKKKRKTQRLESSSESSSSSKEELPTLAQIFGTSDHPQAEIKHQGEIGEANRLEGVAEEPLGRPAGSLTPDQLDSSQASVDLFGTPEEGDAPENCVGVCFESSQFSSEVLVTQQKIEMQKELVRLEKLMALVSEVLQGKEGSPAAETNQGCENRGPELDEQDQVQSSDRTDILDAETKAPDDKVAERGGFSGTAVQDLTHAESTVKDTKTPNSISATKTAKACDSPPDCQEDKENNSPPKEKSKAKLVLVSSGLGPNEQIMVKKFAKRVGGRIVSQVTPEVTHIVMRTDDQLVCERTLKYFLGIAGRKWVVSFQWISECFKEKKLLKESSFEVRGDVVNGPNHQGPLRARTAGDSNLLMKGYKICLKGPFPDMSTDEMEWMVELCGATVVKDPLVLDGEQKSHQIVIVQPRSDSSSSSCYSGEYFLKTKPRLHLHVDSARIVTPSCVTPTHFQHLTTRQERRQWLHNSRFNPRLSRNKCKRLYFKT; this is translated from the exons ATGAGTTGCGGGAAAACTGAAGCGGATGAGCTTTATGTTGACGCCTACAAACTGTCAGAAAACAAG CCTTTTAAAATCACTATGACGACCCCAAAAGCCACCGATGTCAAAAAGGGAATCTCAGTCCTCTGGGAAACTCTTCAATGTCCCATTTG CCTGGATTTAATGTCTGCACCGGTTTCTACTAAATGTGATCACCAGTTTTGCAA ATTTTGTATTACTAAGCTTTTGGACAACTCCAAACAAAACAGAGCCAACTGCCCAGTGTGTAAATTCAAGATAACAAAAAG GAGCCTGCAGGAGAGCCCTGGGTTTCAGAGGCTTGTTGCAGGACTTCAGGAGATGATACAAGCATATGAACATGACACCTGCACAAACT actTTACTGGACTGCCACAGCAAAGAAAGAACACTAA aaatacagaaacaagTAAAGATGCATGGGATTTATCATTTGGAGACCCATCTGGAATTGAACAGAACAATAAGGGAACTGAACACCGAAATGATTCTCCACAGTCCTGCTCCTCAACTGTAGCAG CTCAGAATGGGTTTGCTCAGCTTATGGGACTTGAAGACTCTGCATCTGTAACAGCAGAAAACGAAGGCCTGGATAGCGGCCTGGGTGACATCCCACCAACATCTGACAAGAAAATGTCAGATAACTTGGAGCCAGAAACTGCAAATGTTGGAAAAAACGCAACGGATGCgtctaaaaacaaaaggctGAAGCGCAAACCGGAGAAGGCCTCTAACTGTTTAGATTCAACTCAAGAGGAACCTGGTCAACAGAATGTCCGAAAGTCCTctagaaagaaacagaaaaatgatttgGAGCACAACAAGATTCTtgagcagaaaaagaagaaaagtttggAGAAAGTCGCTGAGTGGCTCCTCAAAGTTCCAGCCGAAGAAGAGCTGGAACTAGAGAAACCCCTCCACAGCGAAGACGATTCGGATAGCAGTTCGTCTTCGTCGATCCGGGACGTTGAGCCGCAAAACGTTGAATTGAATCCTAAGAGAAAACATCGTGGCAAAGCCATTGAAGAGCAGGTTTTTGGCGTCATCTACAAGCGAAGAGGAAGCAAAGTTACCGAGCCGCTAACGGCTAAAGAAATAGAAACTtgtaaaagattttcaaaactgaagaagaaaaacaatgtccGCCTTTGTGAAGAGCGACAAACAGTAGAAAATGACACTGGCAGTgacttttttaaagaattggAACAGATGGCGGTCGAGGAAAAGGTTGAGGAAACTGTGGAGAAGTTGAACCAGAAAGTAAGCGACAAATATAAGGGGGAACACGAGGTTCCTGTTGCTGATTTCATACAACCGGAAACTACAGCACCAACGAGAAGGACTTGCAAAAGTCTGCATCAACCTGAGGGTGATTTACAAGAGCAGACTCAGTTGAAACCAAAAGGTACCGACAAGAAAAGTGATTGtcggaaagaaaaaaattcaaagttaAGCAGAAAGAAACCAACTAAGGTGGCAAAACCTCTTGTGTTAGTCGAAGTTCAGGACAGGGAAACGAGTCCTAAACCCAGTGAAAGAGTTAAAGAAGTCGAAGTTCAAATAGAGACTTATCCCAGCAGCGAGGAACAGACAACTCCAGTCATGAAGAGCGCCAGAAAAAGCAGAAGGCTTCAGCTTTTTGTTGACGAGGTTCATGGAAGTCACaagaaaacaaccaataaaGTTACTGCAACTAAAACAGACGAAGTCGCTAAAAAGCAATCTGATGAAACAATGGATGCAACTCCATCTAAAAGTAGAAACCTTATGAAGGAAGCTAAAAGAAACAGATGTGTTACTGAGGAGGATATCGGAGTGatagaaaatgtagaaaagagagaaagaatgtCTTTGTCACAAGCTGAAGCAGAGGTACCCGAAGCACAAACGCTAGCTAAACCTGAATGTACTGTCTCTGTGGTCCCGAACTCCACAAGTCCAACCGATCCATCCATCGTAGGTCCGACGCTTGAAAGTGAGAAGCAGGAGAATAATCGCCCACCTGGCTCTCAGCAGGAGACATTTGCTAACGTTGAAGAGTACGAGGATGGCAAGAACGACAGTGAACTGGACACAGAGCAACTTCTCCAAAGCTTCAAAGCTTCCAAACGGAAATCTTTCCTTCTTGGAGACCCCAGCGCGAAGAGAAGTCGCAGTTTGGATGTGGAAAACGCTGAAGGGAGCCAACATAACTGTTCAAGCGCTGAACTATCAGAAAATATAAACCAGGTTTCAAAATCGACTTGTAGTGACGTGATTTCCCCTTCCAACTCGCCCAGTAAGATTAGAAAACCAGATCAAGCTCTACTGGACGCTTCCAATCCTGATGGGAACTGTCCATCCAGGAGCAACGTCGGCAGCGGTCTCAGTCCAAACAAAGTGGCAAAGTGTGACAGAGACAGTCCTCTGTCTGTCGTCCCTCAGGTCGTGGACTCTGGCCTCCGCTTCATAGCTGTTGAACAGGAAGCAGCAAACGCTTCCCAGGGCAACTACCTGACGGAGATCCCAGACAGCATTTCAAAATGTCCTTCGGATAACAAAACCGAGACAATTTTTGTTGGAGAGTCTTCTTTAACCCTGGACCAAGAGGTCAAGGAAGCCAACGGCAGCGGAGAAGTCAGCACTCAATCCTCCATCCAGACcaaccagaagaagaagaggaagactCAGAGGCTGGAGTCTTCATCCGAGTCCAGCAGCTCATCTAAAGAGGAGTTACCGACTTTGGCGCAGATCTTTGGAACATCAGACCATCCTCAAGCTGAGATTAAACATCAGGGAGAAATCGGCGAAGCTAACAGATTGGAGGGAGTTGCTGAAGAACCACTGGGTCGTCCAGCTGGAAGTCTGACCCCAGATCAGCTCGACTCCAGCCAGGCATCCGTCGACTTGTTCGGCACACCGGAGGAAG GTGACGCCCCTGAAAACTGCGTCGGCGTTTGCTTTGAATCGTCACAATTCTCAAGCGAAGTTCTTGTTACTCAG CAAAAGATAGAAATGCAGAAGGAGCTGGTGAGGCTGGAGAAGCTGATGGCTCTCGTGTCAGAGGTGCTTCAGGGGAAAGAAGGCAGTCCTGCTGCAGAAACCAATCAGGGCTGTGAAAACAGGG GTCCAGAACTGGATGAGCAGGATCAAGTCCAGAGTTCAGACAG GACGGATATTTTAGATGCAGAAACCAAAGCACCTGATGATAAAGTGGCAGAGCGTGGTGGCTTTTCAGGAACCG ctGTTCAAGACTTGACTCATGCAGAATCGACtgtaaaagacacaaaaacccCTAATTCAATTTCTGCAACCAAAACGGCGAAAGCTTGTGATTCACCTCCAGATTGccaagaagacaaagaaaacaacagccctccaaaagaaaaatctaaagcTAAACTTGTTCTGGTGTCGTCCGGATTGGGCCCGAATGAGCAG ATAATGGTGAAAAAGTTTGCCAAGAGAGTCGGCGGTCGCATCGTTTCCCAGGTGACACCAGAGGTGACGCATATCGTAATGCGCACAG ATGATCAGCTGGTCTGCGAACGCACACTGAAATACTTCCTTGGCATTGCGGGTCGGAAATGGGTCGTCAGCTTCCAGT GGATTTCTGAATGCTTCAAGGAAAAGAAACTGTTGAAAGAG agttCGTTTGAAGTGAGAGGCGATGTGGTGAACGGACCGAACCACCAGGGGCCGTTAAGAGCCCGCACCGCAGGAGACAGTAAT ctgctcaTGAAGGGATACAAGATCTGCCTCAAGGGGCCGTTTCCAGACATGTCAACAG ATGAGATGGAGTGGATGGTGGAGCTGTGTGGCGCTACTGTAGTTAAAGACCCACTTGTCCTTGACGGCGAACAG AAGTCCCACCAGATCGTTATTGTTCAGCCCAGATCCGACTCATCGTCGTCGTCCTGCTACAGCGGTGAGTATTTCCTGAAAACTAAACCTCGTCTTCACCTCCACGTCGACTCGGCCCGGATCGTCACACCTTCCTGCGTAACTCCGACACATTTCCAGCATTTAACGACTCGACAGGAGCGTCGGCAGTGGTTGCATAATTCAAGGTTCAATCCGAGGTTATCcagaaacaaatgtaaaagactttattttaaaacgtga
- the LOC116726713 gene encoding breast cancer type 1 susceptibility protein homolog isoform X2: MSCGKTEADELYVDAYKLSENKPFKITMTTPKATDVKKGISVLWETLQCPICLDLMSAPVSTKCDHQFCKFCITKLLDNSKQNRANCPVCKFKITKRSLQESPGFQRLVAGLQEMIQAYEHDTCTNYFTGLPQQRKNTKNTETSKDAWDLSFGDPSGIEQNNKGTEHRNDSPQSCSSTVAAQNGFAQLMGLEDSASVTAENEGLDSGLGDIPPTSDKKMSDNLEPETANVGKNATDASKNKRLKRKPEKASNCLDSTQEEPGQQNVRKSSRKKQKNDLEHNKILEQKKKKSLEKVAEWLLKVPAEEELELEKPLHSEDDSDSSSSSSIRDVEPQNVELNPKRKHRGKAIEEQVFGVIYKRRGSKVTEPLTAKEIETCKRFSKLKKKNNVRLCEERQTVENDTGSDFFKELEQMAVEEKVEETVEKLNQKVSDKYKGEHEVPVADFIQPETTAPTRRTCKSLHQPEGDLQEQTQLKPKGTDKKSDCRKEKNSKLSRKKPTKVAKPLVLVEVQDRETSPKPSERVKEVEVQIETYPSSEEQTTPVMKSARKSRRLQLFVDEVHGSHKKTTNKVTATKTDEVAKKQSDETMDATPSKSRNLMKEAKRNRCVTEEDIGVIENVEKRERMSLSQAEAEVPEAQTLAKPECTVSVVPNSTSPTDPSIVGPTLESEKQENNRPPGSQQETFANVEEYEDGKNDSELDTEQLLQSFKASKRKSFLLGDPSAKRSRSLDVENAEGSQHNCSSAELSENINQVSKSTCSDVISPSNSPSKIRKPDQALLDASNPDGNCPSRSNVGSGLSPNKVAKCDRDSPLSVVPQVVDSGLRFIAVEQEAANASQGNYLTEIPDSISKCPSDNKTETIFVGESSLTLDQEVKEANGSGEVSTQSSIQTNQKKKRKTQRLESSSESSSSSKEELPTLAQIFGTSDHPQAEIKHQGEIGEANRLEGVAEEPLGRPAGSLTPDQLDSSQASVDLFGTPEEGDAPENCVGVCFESSQFSSEVLVTQQKIEMQKELVRLEKLMALVSEVLQGKEGSPAAETNQGCENRGPELDEQDQVQSSDRTDILDAETKAPDDKVAERGGFSGTAVQDLTHAESTVKDTKTPNSISATKTAKACDSPPDCQEDKENNSPPKEKSKAKLVLVSSGLGPNEQIMVKKFAKRVGGRIVSQVTPEVTHIVMRTDDQLVCERTLKYFLGIAGRKWVVSFQWISECFKEKKLLKESSFEVRGDVVNGPNHQGPLRARTAGDSNLLMKGYKICLKGPFPDMSTDEMEWMVELCGATVVKDPLVLDGEQKSHQIVIVQPRSDSSSSSCYSGLSRNAAVVTRGWLLDSVATYTLQNYSGYTV, from the exons ATGAGTTGCGGGAAAACTGAAGCGGATGAGCTTTATGTTGACGCCTACAAACTGTCAGAAAACAAG CCTTTTAAAATCACTATGACGACCCCAAAAGCCACCGATGTCAAAAAGGGAATCTCAGTCCTCTGGGAAACTCTTCAATGTCCCATTTG CCTGGATTTAATGTCTGCACCGGTTTCTACTAAATGTGATCACCAGTTTTGCAA ATTTTGTATTACTAAGCTTTTGGACAACTCCAAACAAAACAGAGCCAACTGCCCAGTGTGTAAATTCAAGATAACAAAAAG GAGCCTGCAGGAGAGCCCTGGGTTTCAGAGGCTTGTTGCAGGACTTCAGGAGATGATACAAGCATATGAACATGACACCTGCACAAACT actTTACTGGACTGCCACAGCAAAGAAAGAACACTAA aaatacagaaacaagTAAAGATGCATGGGATTTATCATTTGGAGACCCATCTGGAATTGAACAGAACAATAAGGGAACTGAACACCGAAATGATTCTCCACAGTCCTGCTCCTCAACTGTAGCAG CTCAGAATGGGTTTGCTCAGCTTATGGGACTTGAAGACTCTGCATCTGTAACAGCAGAAAACGAAGGCCTGGATAGCGGCCTGGGTGACATCCCACCAACATCTGACAAGAAAATGTCAGATAACTTGGAGCCAGAAACTGCAAATGTTGGAAAAAACGCAACGGATGCgtctaaaaacaaaaggctGAAGCGCAAACCGGAGAAGGCCTCTAACTGTTTAGATTCAACTCAAGAGGAACCTGGTCAACAGAATGTCCGAAAGTCCTctagaaagaaacagaaaaatgatttgGAGCACAACAAGATTCTtgagcagaaaaagaagaaaagtttggAGAAAGTCGCTGAGTGGCTCCTCAAAGTTCCAGCCGAAGAAGAGCTGGAACTAGAGAAACCCCTCCACAGCGAAGACGATTCGGATAGCAGTTCGTCTTCGTCGATCCGGGACGTTGAGCCGCAAAACGTTGAATTGAATCCTAAGAGAAAACATCGTGGCAAAGCCATTGAAGAGCAGGTTTTTGGCGTCATCTACAAGCGAAGAGGAAGCAAAGTTACCGAGCCGCTAACGGCTAAAGAAATAGAAACTtgtaaaagattttcaaaactgaagaagaaaaacaatgtccGCCTTTGTGAAGAGCGACAAACAGTAGAAAATGACACTGGCAGTgacttttttaaagaattggAACAGATGGCGGTCGAGGAAAAGGTTGAGGAAACTGTGGAGAAGTTGAACCAGAAAGTAAGCGACAAATATAAGGGGGAACACGAGGTTCCTGTTGCTGATTTCATACAACCGGAAACTACAGCACCAACGAGAAGGACTTGCAAAAGTCTGCATCAACCTGAGGGTGATTTACAAGAGCAGACTCAGTTGAAACCAAAAGGTACCGACAAGAAAAGTGATTGtcggaaagaaaaaaattcaaagttaAGCAGAAAGAAACCAACTAAGGTGGCAAAACCTCTTGTGTTAGTCGAAGTTCAGGACAGGGAAACGAGTCCTAAACCCAGTGAAAGAGTTAAAGAAGTCGAAGTTCAAATAGAGACTTATCCCAGCAGCGAGGAACAGACAACTCCAGTCATGAAGAGCGCCAGAAAAAGCAGAAGGCTTCAGCTTTTTGTTGACGAGGTTCATGGAAGTCACaagaaaacaaccaataaaGTTACTGCAACTAAAACAGACGAAGTCGCTAAAAAGCAATCTGATGAAACAATGGATGCAACTCCATCTAAAAGTAGAAACCTTATGAAGGAAGCTAAAAGAAACAGATGTGTTACTGAGGAGGATATCGGAGTGatagaaaatgtagaaaagagagaaagaatgtCTTTGTCACAAGCTGAAGCAGAGGTACCCGAAGCACAAACGCTAGCTAAACCTGAATGTACTGTCTCTGTGGTCCCGAACTCCACAAGTCCAACCGATCCATCCATCGTAGGTCCGACGCTTGAAAGTGAGAAGCAGGAGAATAATCGCCCACCTGGCTCTCAGCAGGAGACATTTGCTAACGTTGAAGAGTACGAGGATGGCAAGAACGACAGTGAACTGGACACAGAGCAACTTCTCCAAAGCTTCAAAGCTTCCAAACGGAAATCTTTCCTTCTTGGAGACCCCAGCGCGAAGAGAAGTCGCAGTTTGGATGTGGAAAACGCTGAAGGGAGCCAACATAACTGTTCAAGCGCTGAACTATCAGAAAATATAAACCAGGTTTCAAAATCGACTTGTAGTGACGTGATTTCCCCTTCCAACTCGCCCAGTAAGATTAGAAAACCAGATCAAGCTCTACTGGACGCTTCCAATCCTGATGGGAACTGTCCATCCAGGAGCAACGTCGGCAGCGGTCTCAGTCCAAACAAAGTGGCAAAGTGTGACAGAGACAGTCCTCTGTCTGTCGTCCCTCAGGTCGTGGACTCTGGCCTCCGCTTCATAGCTGTTGAACAGGAAGCAGCAAACGCTTCCCAGGGCAACTACCTGACGGAGATCCCAGACAGCATTTCAAAATGTCCTTCGGATAACAAAACCGAGACAATTTTTGTTGGAGAGTCTTCTTTAACCCTGGACCAAGAGGTCAAGGAAGCCAACGGCAGCGGAGAAGTCAGCACTCAATCCTCCATCCAGACcaaccagaagaagaagaggaagactCAGAGGCTGGAGTCTTCATCCGAGTCCAGCAGCTCATCTAAAGAGGAGTTACCGACTTTGGCGCAGATCTTTGGAACATCAGACCATCCTCAAGCTGAGATTAAACATCAGGGAGAAATCGGCGAAGCTAACAGATTGGAGGGAGTTGCTGAAGAACCACTGGGTCGTCCAGCTGGAAGTCTGACCCCAGATCAGCTCGACTCCAGCCAGGCATCCGTCGACTTGTTCGGCACACCGGAGGAAG GTGACGCCCCTGAAAACTGCGTCGGCGTTTGCTTTGAATCGTCACAATTCTCAAGCGAAGTTCTTGTTACTCAG CAAAAGATAGAAATGCAGAAGGAGCTGGTGAGGCTGGAGAAGCTGATGGCTCTCGTGTCAGAGGTGCTTCAGGGGAAAGAAGGCAGTCCTGCTGCAGAAACCAATCAGGGCTGTGAAAACAGGG GTCCAGAACTGGATGAGCAGGATCAAGTCCAGAGTTCAGACAG GACGGATATTTTAGATGCAGAAACCAAAGCACCTGATGATAAAGTGGCAGAGCGTGGTGGCTTTTCAGGAACCG ctGTTCAAGACTTGACTCATGCAGAATCGACtgtaaaagacacaaaaacccCTAATTCAATTTCTGCAACCAAAACGGCGAAAGCTTGTGATTCACCTCCAGATTGccaagaagacaaagaaaacaacagccctccaaaagaaaaatctaaagcTAAACTTGTTCTGGTGTCGTCCGGATTGGGCCCGAATGAGCAG ATAATGGTGAAAAAGTTTGCCAAGAGAGTCGGCGGTCGCATCGTTTCCCAGGTGACACCAGAGGTGACGCATATCGTAATGCGCACAG ATGATCAGCTGGTCTGCGAACGCACACTGAAATACTTCCTTGGCATTGCGGGTCGGAAATGGGTCGTCAGCTTCCAGT GGATTTCTGAATGCTTCAAGGAAAAGAAACTGTTGAAAGAG agttCGTTTGAAGTGAGAGGCGATGTGGTGAACGGACCGAACCACCAGGGGCCGTTAAGAGCCCGCACCGCAGGAGACAGTAAT ctgctcaTGAAGGGATACAAGATCTGCCTCAAGGGGCCGTTTCCAGACATGTCAACAG ATGAGATGGAGTGGATGGTGGAGCTGTGTGGCGCTACTGTAGTTAAAGACCCACTTGTCCTTGACGGCGAACAG AAGTCCCACCAGATCGTTATTGTTCAGCCCAGATCCGACTCATCGTCGTCGTCCTGCTACAGCG GTCTGTCCAGGAACGCCGCAGTCGTGACCCGCGGTTGGCTGCTGGATTCAGTCGCTACGTACACGCTGCAGAACTACAGCGGCTACACCGTGTGA